The following proteins are encoded in a genomic region of Apodemus sylvaticus chromosome 21, mApoSyl1.1, whole genome shotgun sequence:
- the LOC127671695 gene encoding vomeronasal type-2 receptor 116-like isoform X1, producing MKNICAFTISFLLLKFSLIWCCLIEPICFWRIKNTEDNYGDLRSDCGFFLFTTEEPVEDYFYTDILNFRIPARRYEFFLVMLFATDEINKNPYILPNMSLMFSIVVDLCKDTLGVLDRAYSQQKNNVNFINYICEKYQICYVHLTGPSWKTSFKLAITSKKPKVFFGPFNPNLSNHDQLPYVHQVASKDTHLSHGMVSLLLHFRWTWIGLVISDDDQGIQFLSDLREEMQRHGICLAFVNMIPETMQIYMTKAMIYDNQIMTSSAKIVIIYGEMNSTLEVSFRRWEYLGVQGIWITTSQWDVIINKKKFSLDFFHGTVTFAHQGGEITKFRNFTQSLDTDKYPVNISDSILGWNYFNCSISKNTNKMEYFKFNSTLEWTALHQFDMGLSEEGYNLYNAVYAVAHTYHELILQQVESQNLAEYRGLSTDCQQVSSLLKTRVFTNPVGELVNMNHRENQCAAYDIFVIWNFPQGFGLKVKIGSYIPCFPQMQQLHIFENVEWTTGGSSVPSSLCSEPCTAGFRKIHLKETADCCFDCVQCPENEVSNETADMEHCVRCPDDKYANLEQTHCLQRAVSFLAYEDPLGMALGSAALSFSAFTIVVLFTFVKYKDTPIVKANNLILSYILLISLVFSFLCSLLFIGHPNQTTCTLQQITFGVFFTVAVSTVLAKTITVVMAFKLTTPGRRMRGILTSGAPNLVIPICTLIQVVLCGIWLVTSPPFIDRDMQSEHGKTVIICNKGSVIAFHVVLGYLGSLALGSFTMAFLARNLPDRFNEAKFLTFSMLVFCSVWITFLPVYHSARGKVMVVVEVLSILASSAGLLGCIFVPKCYVIVVRPDSNFIRKYKEKLCH from the exons ATGAAGAATATTTGTGCTTTCACTATTTCCTTTTTGCTCCTGAAGTTTTCTCTCATCTGGTGCTGTTTGATTGAACCAATTTGCTTTTGGAGGATAAAGAATACAGAAGATAATTATGGAGATTTGAGAAGTGactgtggttttttcctttttacaacaGAGGAACCTGTTGAAGACTATTTTTATactgatattttgaattttag aataccagCAAGAAGATATGAATTTTTTCTCGTAATGCTTTTTGCAACTGATGAGATCAACAAGAATCCTTATATTTTACCCAATATGTCTTTGATGTTCTCCATTGTTGTTGACCTATGTAAAGATACATTGGGAGTTCTGGATAGAGCATATtcacaacaaaaaaataatgtgaattttattaattatatctgtGAAAAATATCAAATTTGTTATGTACACCTTACAGGCCCATCATGGAAAACATCCTTTAAACTGGCAATTACTTCTAAGAAACCAAAG gttttctttggaccatttaatcctaacctaAGTAACCATGACCAGTTGCCCTATGTCCATCAGGTAGCCAGCAAGGACACACATTTGTCCCATGGCATGGTCTCCTTGCtgcttcattttagatggacttggataggactggtcatctcagatgatgaccagggcattcagtttctctctgatttaagagaagaaatgcaaaggcatgGGATCTGCTTAGCTTTTGTGAATATGATCCCAGAAACCATGCAGATATACATGACAAaggctatgatatatgataaTCAAATTATGACCTCTTCAGCAAAGattgttatcatttatggtgaaatgaactctactttagaagtcagctttagaagGTGGGAATATTTAGGTGTTCAGGGAATCTGGATCACAACTTCACAATGGGATGTtatcataaataaaaagaaattcagccttgatttcttccatgggactGTCACTTTTGCACACCAAGGAGGTGAGATCACCAAATTTAGGAATTTTACTCAATCTTTGGACACTGacaaatacccagtaaacattTCTGATTCTATACtggggtggaattattttaattgttcaatctCTAAGAACACcaacaaaatggaatattttaaattcaacAGCACACTGGAATGGACGGCATTGCACCAATTTGACATGggcctgagtgaagaaggttacaatttgtataatgctgtgtatgctgtggcccacacctaccatgaactcATTCTTCAACAAGTAGAATCTCAGAATCTAGCAGAATACAGAGGATTATCTACTGACTGTCAGCAG gtgtcttccttgctgaagaccagggtgtttactaaccctgttggagaactggtgaaCATGAACCATAGGGAAAATCAATGTGCAGCATATGACATTTTcgtcatttggaattttccacaaggctttggattaaaagtaaaaataggaaGCTATATTCCTTGTTTCCCACAGATGCAACAACTGCACATATTTGAAAACGTGGAGTGGACTACAGGAGGATCTTCG gTTCCCTCATCCTTGTGTAGTGAGCCATGTActgctggatttaggaaaattcatctTAAAGAAACAGCggactgctgctttgattgtgttcagtgcccagaaaatgaggtttccaatgaaacag CAGATATGGAACATTGTGTGAGGTGCCCAGATGATAAGTATGCTAACTTGGagcaaacccactgcctccaaagagctgtgTCATTTCTGGCTTATGAAGATCCACTGGGAATGGCTCTAGGTTCCGCTGCTCTATCTTTCTCGGCCTTCACAATTGTAGTACTCTTCACTTTTGTAAAGTACAAAGAtactcctattgtgaaggccaataatcTCATTCTCAGTTACATCCTGCTCATTTCTCTAGTCTTCAgttttctctgctcattgctcttcattggacatcccaaccagACCACCTGCACCCTGCAGCAGATCACATTTGGAGTATTTTTTACTGTGGCTGTTTCTACAGTATtggccaaaacaataactgtggtcatggctttcaagctcactactccagggAGAAGAATGAGAGGGATATTGACATCGGGGGcacctaacttggtcattcccatttgtaccctaatccaagttgttctctgtggcatctggttggtaacatctcctccctttattgacagagatatgcaatctgaacatggaaagactgtcattatttgcaacaaaggctctgtcattgccttccatgttgtcctgggatattTGGGTTCCTTGGCTCTGGGGAGCTTCACAATGGCTTTCCTAGCTAGGAACCTTCCTGatagattcaatgaagccaagttcctaactttcagcatgctggtgttctgcagtgtctggatcaccttccttcctgtctaccaTAGCGCCAGGGGAAAGgtcatggtggttgtggaggtccTCTCCATCTTGGCCtctagtgcagggttgctaggTTGTATCTTTGTCCCGAAGTGTTATGTTATTGTAGTTAGACCAGATTCAAATTTCATACGGAAGTACAAGGAAAAATTGTGTCATTGA
- the LOC127671695 gene encoding vomeronasal type-2 receptor 116-like isoform X3, with the protein MKNICAFTISFLLLKFSLIWCCLIEPICFWRIKNTEDNYGDLRSDCGFFLFTTEEPVEDYFYTDILNFRIPARRYEFFLVMLFATDEINKNPYILPNMSLMFSIVVDLCKDTLGVLDRAYSQQKNNVNFINYICEKYQICYVHLTGPSWKTSFKLAITSKKPKVFFGPFNPNLSNHDQLPYVHQVASKDTHLSHGMVSLLLHFRWTWIGLVISDDDQGIQFLSDLREEMQRHGICLAFVNMIPETMQIYMTKAMIYDNQIMTSSAKIVIIYGEMNSTLEVSFRRWEYLGVQGIWITTSQWDVIINKKKFSLDFFHGTVTFAHQGGEITKFRNFTQSLDTDKYPVNISDSILGWNYFNCSISKNTNKMEYFKFNSTLEWTALHQFDMGLSEEGYNLYNAVYAVAHTYHELILQQVESQNLAEYRGLSTDCQQVSSLLKTRVFTNPVGELVNMNHRENQCAAYDIFVIWNFPQGFGLKVKIGSYIPCFPQMQQLHIFENVEWTTGGSSVYMEHCVRCPDDKYANLEQTHCLQRAVSFLAYEDPLGMALGSAALSFSAFTIVVLFTFVKYKDTPIVKANNLILSYILLISLVFSFLCSLLFIGHPNQTTCTLQQITFGVFFTVAVSTVLAKTITVVMAFKLTTPGRRMRGILTSGAPNLVIPICTLIQVVLCGIWLVTSPPFIDRDMQSEHGKTVIICNKGSVIAFHVVLGYLGSLALGSFTMAFLARNLPDRFNEAKFLTFSMLVFCSVWITFLPVYHSARGKVMVVVEVLSILASSAGLLGCIFVPKCYVIVVRPDSNFIRKYKEKLCH; encoded by the exons ATGAAGAATATTTGTGCTTTCACTATTTCCTTTTTGCTCCTGAAGTTTTCTCTCATCTGGTGCTGTTTGATTGAACCAATTTGCTTTTGGAGGATAAAGAATACAGAAGATAATTATGGAGATTTGAGAAGTGactgtggttttttcctttttacaacaGAGGAACCTGTTGAAGACTATTTTTATactgatattttgaattttag aataccagCAAGAAGATATGAATTTTTTCTCGTAATGCTTTTTGCAACTGATGAGATCAACAAGAATCCTTATATTTTACCCAATATGTCTTTGATGTTCTCCATTGTTGTTGACCTATGTAAAGATACATTGGGAGTTCTGGATAGAGCATATtcacaacaaaaaaataatgtgaattttattaattatatctgtGAAAAATATCAAATTTGTTATGTACACCTTACAGGCCCATCATGGAAAACATCCTTTAAACTGGCAATTACTTCTAAGAAACCAAAG gttttctttggaccatttaatcctaacctaAGTAACCATGACCAGTTGCCCTATGTCCATCAGGTAGCCAGCAAGGACACACATTTGTCCCATGGCATGGTCTCCTTGCtgcttcattttagatggacttggataggactggtcatctcagatgatgaccagggcattcagtttctctctgatttaagagaagaaatgcaaaggcatgGGATCTGCTTAGCTTTTGTGAATATGATCCCAGAAACCATGCAGATATACATGACAAaggctatgatatatgataaTCAAATTATGACCTCTTCAGCAAAGattgttatcatttatggtgaaatgaactctactttagaagtcagctttagaagGTGGGAATATTTAGGTGTTCAGGGAATCTGGATCACAACTTCACAATGGGATGTtatcataaataaaaagaaattcagccttgatttcttccatgggactGTCACTTTTGCACACCAAGGAGGTGAGATCACCAAATTTAGGAATTTTACTCAATCTTTGGACACTGacaaatacccagtaaacattTCTGATTCTATACtggggtggaattattttaattgttcaatctCTAAGAACACcaacaaaatggaatattttaaattcaacAGCACACTGGAATGGACGGCATTGCACCAATTTGACATGggcctgagtgaagaaggttacaatttgtataatgctgtgtatgctgtggcccacacctaccatgaactcATTCTTCAACAAGTAGAATCTCAGAATCTAGCAGAATACAGAGGATTATCTACTGACTGTCAGCAG gtgtcttccttgctgaagaccagggtgtttactaaccctgttggagaactggtgaaCATGAACCATAGGGAAAATCAATGTGCAGCATATGACATTTTcgtcatttggaattttccacaaggctttggattaaaagtaaaaataggaaGCTATATTCCTTGTTTCCCACAGATGCAACAACTGCACATATTTGAAAACGTGGAGTGGACTACAGGAGGATCTTCGGTAT ATATGGAACATTGTGTGAGGTGCCCAGATGATAAGTATGCTAACTTGGagcaaacccactgcctccaaagagctgtgTCATTTCTGGCTTATGAAGATCCACTGGGAATGGCTCTAGGTTCCGCTGCTCTATCTTTCTCGGCCTTCACAATTGTAGTACTCTTCACTTTTGTAAAGTACAAAGAtactcctattgtgaaggccaataatcTCATTCTCAGTTACATCCTGCTCATTTCTCTAGTCTTCAgttttctctgctcattgctcttcattggacatcccaaccagACCACCTGCACCCTGCAGCAGATCACATTTGGAGTATTTTTTACTGTGGCTGTTTCTACAGTATtggccaaaacaataactgtggtcatggctttcaagctcactactccagggAGAAGAATGAGAGGGATATTGACATCGGGGGcacctaacttggtcattcccatttgtaccctaatccaagttgttctctgtggcatctggttggtaacatctcctccctttattgacagagatatgcaatctgaacatggaaagactgtcattatttgcaacaaaggctctgtcattgccttccatgttgtcctgggatattTGGGTTCCTTGGCTCTGGGGAGCTTCACAATGGCTTTCCTAGCTAGGAACCTTCCTGatagattcaatgaagccaagttcctaactttcagcatgctggtgttctgcagtgtctggatcaccttccttcctgtctaccaTAGCGCCAGGGGAAAGgtcatggtggttgtggaggtccTCTCCATCTTGGCCtctagtgcagggttgctaggTTGTATCTTTGTCCCGAAGTGTTATGTTATTGTAGTTAGACCAGATTCAAATTTCATACGGAAGTACAAGGAAAAATTGTGTCATTGA
- the LOC127671695 gene encoding vomeronasal type-2 receptor 116-like isoform X2 produces MKNICAFTISFLLLKFSLIWCCLIEPICFWRIKNTEDNYGDLRSDCGFFLFTTEEPVEDYFYTDILNFRIPARRYEFFLVMLFATDEINKNPYILPNMSLMFSIVVDLCKDTLGVLDRAYSQQKNNVNFINYICEKYQICYVHLTGPSWKTSFKLAITSKKPKVFFGPFNPNLSNHDQLPYVHQVASKDTHLSHGMVSLLLHFRWTWIGLVISDDDQGIQFLSDLREEMQRHGICLAFVNMIPETMQIYMTKAMIYDNQIMTSSAKIVIIYGEMNSTLEVSFRRWEYLGVQGIWITTSQWDVIINKKKFSLDFFHGTVTFAHQGGEITKFRNFTQSLDTDKYPVNISDSILGWNYFNCSISKNTNKMEYFKFNSTLEWTALHQFDMGLSEEGYNLYNAVYAVAHTYHELILQQVESQNLAEYRGLSTDCQQVSSLLKTRVFTNPVGELVNMNHRENQCAAYDIFVIWNFPQGFGLKVKIGSYIPCFPQMQQLHIFENVEWTTGGSSVPSSLCSEPCTAGFRKIHLKETADCCFDCVQCPENEVSNETDMEHCVRCPDDKYANLEQTHCLQRAVSFLAYEDPLGMALGSAALSFSAFTIVVLFTFVKYKDTPIVKANNLILSYILLISLVFSFLCSLLFIGHPNQTTCTLQQITFGVFFTVAVSTVLAKTITVVMAFKLTTPGRRMRGILTSGAPNLVIPICTLIQVVLCGIWLVTSPPFIDRDMQSEHGKTVIICNKGSVIAFHVVLGYLGSLALGSFTMAFLARNLPDRFNEAKFLTFSMLVFCSVWITFLPVYHSARGKVMVVVEVLSILASSAGLLGCIFVPKCYVIVVRPDSNFIRKYKEKLCH; encoded by the exons ATGAAGAATATTTGTGCTTTCACTATTTCCTTTTTGCTCCTGAAGTTTTCTCTCATCTGGTGCTGTTTGATTGAACCAATTTGCTTTTGGAGGATAAAGAATACAGAAGATAATTATGGAGATTTGAGAAGTGactgtggttttttcctttttacaacaGAGGAACCTGTTGAAGACTATTTTTATactgatattttgaattttag aataccagCAAGAAGATATGAATTTTTTCTCGTAATGCTTTTTGCAACTGATGAGATCAACAAGAATCCTTATATTTTACCCAATATGTCTTTGATGTTCTCCATTGTTGTTGACCTATGTAAAGATACATTGGGAGTTCTGGATAGAGCATATtcacaacaaaaaaataatgtgaattttattaattatatctgtGAAAAATATCAAATTTGTTATGTACACCTTACAGGCCCATCATGGAAAACATCCTTTAAACTGGCAATTACTTCTAAGAAACCAAAG gttttctttggaccatttaatcctaacctaAGTAACCATGACCAGTTGCCCTATGTCCATCAGGTAGCCAGCAAGGACACACATTTGTCCCATGGCATGGTCTCCTTGCtgcttcattttagatggacttggataggactggtcatctcagatgatgaccagggcattcagtttctctctgatttaagagaagaaatgcaaaggcatgGGATCTGCTTAGCTTTTGTGAATATGATCCCAGAAACCATGCAGATATACATGACAAaggctatgatatatgataaTCAAATTATGACCTCTTCAGCAAAGattgttatcatttatggtgaaatgaactctactttagaagtcagctttagaagGTGGGAATATTTAGGTGTTCAGGGAATCTGGATCACAACTTCACAATGGGATGTtatcataaataaaaagaaattcagccttgatttcttccatgggactGTCACTTTTGCACACCAAGGAGGTGAGATCACCAAATTTAGGAATTTTACTCAATCTTTGGACACTGacaaatacccagtaaacattTCTGATTCTATACtggggtggaattattttaattgttcaatctCTAAGAACACcaacaaaatggaatattttaaattcaacAGCACACTGGAATGGACGGCATTGCACCAATTTGACATGggcctgagtgaagaaggttacaatttgtataatgctgtgtatgctgtggcccacacctaccatgaactcATTCTTCAACAAGTAGAATCTCAGAATCTAGCAGAATACAGAGGATTATCTACTGACTGTCAGCAG gtgtcttccttgctgaagaccagggtgtttactaaccctgttggagaactggtgaaCATGAACCATAGGGAAAATCAATGTGCAGCATATGACATTTTcgtcatttggaattttccacaaggctttggattaaaagtaaaaataggaaGCTATATTCCTTGTTTCCCACAGATGCAACAACTGCACATATTTGAAAACGTGGAGTGGACTACAGGAGGATCTTCG gTTCCCTCATCCTTGTGTAGTGAGCCATGTActgctggatttaggaaaattcatctTAAAGAAACAGCggactgctgctttgattgtgttcagtgcccagaaaatgaggtttccaatgaaacag ATATGGAACATTGTGTGAGGTGCCCAGATGATAAGTATGCTAACTTGGagcaaacccactgcctccaaagagctgtgTCATTTCTGGCTTATGAAGATCCACTGGGAATGGCTCTAGGTTCCGCTGCTCTATCTTTCTCGGCCTTCACAATTGTAGTACTCTTCACTTTTGTAAAGTACAAAGAtactcctattgtgaaggccaataatcTCATTCTCAGTTACATCCTGCTCATTTCTCTAGTCTTCAgttttctctgctcattgctcttcattggacatcccaaccagACCACCTGCACCCTGCAGCAGATCACATTTGGAGTATTTTTTACTGTGGCTGTTTCTACAGTATtggccaaaacaataactgtggtcatggctttcaagctcactactccagggAGAAGAATGAGAGGGATATTGACATCGGGGGcacctaacttggtcattcccatttgtaccctaatccaagttgttctctgtggcatctggttggtaacatctcctccctttattgacagagatatgcaatctgaacatggaaagactgtcattatttgcaacaaaggctctgtcattgccttccatgttgtcctgggatattTGGGTTCCTTGGCTCTGGGGAGCTTCACAATGGCTTTCCTAGCTAGGAACCTTCCTGatagattcaatgaagccaagttcctaactttcagcatgctggtgttctgcagtgtctggatcaccttccttcctgtctaccaTAGCGCCAGGGGAAAGgtcatggtggttgtggaggtccTCTCCATCTTGGCCtctagtgcagggttgctaggTTGTATCTTTGTCCCGAAGTGTTATGTTATTGTAGTTAGACCAGATTCAAATTTCATACGGAAGTACAAGGAAAAATTGTGTCATTGA